In the Clostridium gelidum genome, ACCTGATATTGAAAAAAATAAAAGTTTATTTTTGTTATCTCCATTTATTGCTTTAAAAAACATTAATATACTTAATAACAAAAATGGCATAGCCATATTTTCAGAGCAATAAACATTATTATAAATAATCATAGGTGGATAAATTGAACTTATAAGCAATACCCAAATACTTTTCTTTTTGCCTCGAAAAATTTCTTTTGATATAAAAAATATTAATATTATGTTTAACATAGAAAAAATAATATTTATAAATCTTATAGCTATTAATGGTAATGGATTAGAAAAAACTCTTATAATTAAAGAAAAATATAAAACTGTTATACTCATGTGCGGAAATCTAGCAAAATAACTATAATCCTTAAACATATAGGTATCACCATGTGAAAAATCTTCTGCACATATAAACATTCTATTAAAGTCGCTTATAGGAATACTATCAATGTTATAAAACCATAAGAATCTTATAACAAAAGCTGTAATCAATATGATAGTAATAATTAACGAGTTTTTATAATTGTTTTTCAACAAATAATATGTTGCTCCAATCAGCAGAATTGAAATAAAAAAACAAAAAATTGAAAATGATAAATTATCATCATCTTTTAAATGTAAGTAAACAATACTTCCTATTAAAGGAATTAGAAATAAAATTTTTAGGCTTAAATTTAAAAATTTATTAAATTTAGAATCTACAGTAATCATTAAACATCCCCCCTTATTAAATGTAACCTTATATTTTAATAGTAGGATATAACTATTAAGAAAGTGTAATCTAAATTATTAAGAAATTCGAAAGAATTTATTGCAAGCTAGTTGGTTATTAGGAATCATAAGAATCTATAAATAGATTTGAATACTTCAAAATTATTAAAGAACATATTTAGATTTATTGTTTTGCATTATAACTACATTAAGCAATCAAAAAGACCACACCTAAGTGACACATTCACATTCGCCTAAATATCTTCCTTCATCAGTATCATAAAAACAAACAATGCTTAAAGTACTCCAAACTTTTCATATTAATTAGATTTTAAGAAAAAAAATCCCTTTTCGGGGACTATGAAAGTTTAAAACAGAGGAAGGTTAATCTTCATCAATCCAATATGAACCTTCCTCTGTTCTCCTAAATAATAAAAATCTGCAATACAATTAGGGCACGCCATTGCTTGCATGCCCTTTCTTTTACAATCTTTTTTCATTATTTATCATATTTAAATCTACTTCGCAGATTATGTATTTCTGCTACTTTTCAGAGTTATAATTTCAAGGGTCGCGATGCACCCCAAATGACACATTGTCCATAGATTTGACTTTATTATAATTTTCTATAAAATGAAAAAAACACTAACATAAGTTAGTGCTTATATGGTGGCTCGAACTGGAATCGAACCAGTGACACGAGGATTTTCAGTCCTCTGCTCTACCGACTGAGCTATCGAGCCATCTTACCTGGCAACGTCTTACTCTTCCACACAGTCACCCGTGCAGTACCATCAGCGCTGTAGACCTTAACTGTCCTGTTCGGAATGGGAAGGAGTGTTACCTCTACGCCGTCATCACCAGATACAAGTAGTATTATATCGAGATATGGGGATTCTGTCAACACCTTTTCTAAAAGTTTTTTTATTTTCTTTCATTTGGACATAATTATACTAAATATCGTGACAATTTTCATACGAAAATCAAGAGATTTAGGATTATATTTCTTGTTATCATTACATCCTATTAATTAGTTTTATTAATACATATACCTACGTACTATCACATAAAAAGTGCTTAATAAATGTCTTAAATACACTAAGTGTATAGTATCTGTATATCCGGTGAGATATTTTGTAAATTATGTTATAATAAGTGCTAGATAAAATTATAATCTAATGAACAATGGTAAATTATGACGAGGGAAGTGCTATTTTGAACTACTCAGATTTAATGAATTTAGAAAATATATATTTAAATAATTTAGAAGAGCCACAAGAAAATTTTCTTAGGCTAACTTTTATTAAGAGTAAAACAAATGTTATTTCTGAATCAATAAATATTGGTGACAAAGTTATTAAAAATGTGCATTCAATTGATTATGATTATACAATTCCCTTAATACAAATTGATTTTGAATCATACATTGGATATTCGATTTTAAATGAGAGTTTTACATCCATGGATCATTATGAGGAATTTGAGGGTAAGGCATTTAGAATTTACAGAAAATCAAGGTATTTAGATTTCATAAAGGTTGGAACGTTTGCGTCAGAAGATTATCCCGGTACATTTAAACATTATGGGATTGTCTGCCTTAATCATATAATTGATATTGTTTCAGTATCAGAACCTGTTATTAAAGAGATACAAATAAGTGAGCCTTAGATAAATTTTGATGAACTCATTAAAAAGTGTCAATCACAATTTTCTTAAATTGTGTCTCAACAATATTTAAAAGCGAAGTGAAGAAAAACATTTTATATAAAAGGAGCACTACATATGATTGACTTATACAGTTGTATTTTAGAGATTTTCAAGAAAAATTCTGATATTCTATTTGGTATTTCTAATATAAGTTTTAGTGAATATAAATCAGAATATAAATGTGCATTAGTTTTTGCTATTCCTCATACAGAATTATTGAGTATAAATAATTATAAAGAAGAGAAATTTGAAAGTTTAATATGCGAAGCGCGTGATTGTATTAATTCGTTATTAGAAGAAATTACTACCCTATTAAAAAAACACAAAATTCAATATTACATACCACCTGTTGCACAATCAAGTGAAGAAACACTCATTGCGCCATTTTCATTTAAATTTGCAAGTGTAAATGCAGGTTTGGGATGGATAGGTAAAAATGATGTTTTAATTACAGAAAAGTATGGACCAAGAGTACGTTTATCGGCAATATTAGTTAATTATGAATTGCCAATAGGAAGTCCTATTATACAGAGTGGATGCCCACCAGCGTGCAATATATGTATCAAGGCTTGTCCTCATAATGCATTAACTGATTACCAATGGAATATAGGCGCAAAACGTGAGGAATTAATTAATTATAAATTATGTAATCATAAAAGAAGCCTTTATTTAAAAACACATCATAGAAAACATTCTTGTGGATTATGTATGGTATCATGCCCTTTGGGACTATAAAAATATATTAAGTTTGATTTGCTTTCTTCTTTAAATGTATAATAAATTAAGAATAATATATTCTTTTATCTAGAATTATAGTTGGAGGTATTTTATGAGTATTGAAAAATTATCAAAAATTTTAAAGGAAAGTAACAACATAGTTTTCTTTGGTGGAGCCGGAGTATCAACTGAATCTAATATTCCAGATTTCAGAAGTTCAACCGGATTATTTAATGAAAACCTCAATGTTACATTTACTCCTGAACAATTAGTATCGCATTCATTTTATATTAGATACCCAGAAGAATTTTTTAATTTTTATAAGTCAAAACTTATTTATCCAGAAGCTAAACCAAATGGCGCCCATTTAGCATTAGCTAAACTTGAAGAAATGGGAAAACTAAAAGCTATAGTAACTCAAAATATAGATGGACTTCATCAAATGGCAGGAAGTAAAAATGTTTTTGAGCTTCATGGATCTGTTCATAGAAATTACTGTACTAAATGTCATGAATTTTATGATGCAAAATTTGTTTTAGAAGCTAAGGGTGCTCCTACCTGTACTAAATGTGGTAGCGCTGTTAAGCCAGATGTAGTACTTTATGAGGAAGGTTTAGATGATAAAGTAATTAGAGGTGCAGTAGATGCAATTTCTAAAGCTGATACTCTTATTATTGGGGGAACTTCACTTGTAGTTTATCCTGCTGCCGGACTTATAGAATATTTTAGAGGTAAAAATCTTGTACTTATAAATAAAAGCTCTACTTCTGCTGATTCCAAAGCTGATTTAGTTATTAATGATTCTATTGGTAA is a window encoding:
- a CDS encoding 4Fe-4S double cluster binding domain-containing protein, with translation MIDLYSCILEIFKKNSDILFGISNISFSEYKSEYKCALVFAIPHTELLSINNYKEEKFESLICEARDCINSLLEEITTLLKKHKIQYYIPPVAQSSEETLIAPFSFKFASVNAGLGWIGKNDVLITEKYGPRVRLSAILVNYELPIGSPIIQSGCPPACNICIKACPHNALTDYQWNIGAKREELINYKLCNHKRSLYLKTHHRKHSCGLCMVSCPLGL
- a CDS encoding NAD-dependent protein deacylase codes for the protein MSIEKLSKILKESNNIVFFGGAGVSTESNIPDFRSSTGLFNENLNVTFTPEQLVSHSFYIRYPEEFFNFYKSKLIYPEAKPNGAHLALAKLEEMGKLKAIVTQNIDGLHQMAGSKNVFELHGSVHRNYCTKCHEFYDAKFVLEAKGAPTCTKCGSAVKPDVVLYEEGLDDKVIRGAVDAISKADTLIIGGTSLVVYPAAGLIEYFRGKNLVLINKSSTSADSKADLVINDSIGKVLSESIQLMK